TGCCTTGGCGGTGCTCGCGACGCGCATGTGCAGGTTCGGCCGCATGGGTGCCGATGACTCCAGGTCGGCGACTCCGGTGGAGTACGTGCGTCGCTGATGGCCCTTCTGCACAACGACGATCACGCCAGGCGGACCGTTCGGTTGGTCGACCAGGGCGGCCATGGCCGCACGGAGTTCCCGGGTCGCGGTCGACGGCGCGTCGTGCGGCGGCCCCGCGTACACGCCGGGCCCGACGACTGTGAGTGTTGCCGTCATCGCGACGGCGAGCAGTGGACGGATCATGTGACACCATCGATCCTTCGGCGGACGGTGCGATCACGGATTCGTCGCGTCGAGCCGCCCCGGAGATCCGGTTCCGTCAACGTACCCGCCGACGCGGGGCGGGCGCAGCAGAATGCCGAAGTGGATCGAGACGCGACCGGTAGAGGTCAGCGATGTATGCAGAAACCTCTCAGGTCGTGTCGATCCTGCCGGCGATGCGGTACGGCGCGGCCTGTAGTCGGTTTCCGAGGATTCGACGCAGCCGGGTGATCTCCCCGCGAACTGTCGACACCTTCGCCGGGTCGCCGTAGACGTACTCGGCGAGGTCTGCGGCCGACAGTCCGACCGGGTGTGCGAGCAGGGCGCGTACGTACGCCGTGTGCCGAACACTCAAGGTGTGCTGCCTGTCGCCGATCGCGACGGTGGCTCGCTCGCGGTCGCGGATGCGCACACTCAGGGCGGGCTGCTGCGACGGGAGACCGACAACGACGTAAGGCCCTTCGGGGCCGAGCGGCTCGACCTCGACCAGTTGACCGTCCGGGGCGTACTGCTCGCCGGATACGACGGGTATGCCGAGCGAGCCGAGCCAGCCGGCCGGCGCAGCGCGGAGGACGCGGCCGTCGGCACCGACGAGTGCGACCCGCCGCCCGGCATGCCAAGCGATGCGATCGGAGAAGCGGTCGAGCATCTGTAGATCGCGGTCCAGCTGCATGCGTTGCAGCTGCGCCTCCGCGAGACGTGCGGCTTGCGTGACGACCGT
The sequence above is drawn from the Nocardioidaceae bacterium SCSIO 66511 genome and encodes:
- a CDS encoding GAF domain-containing protein, which encodes MIPTEVRGSWRRALRAGVDPDNPRWPANVDGGALRATRARSGLQGAWPMMLGELAAVTRMDGHLVFLSDNTGRLLWNAGRGTARAAAERANLVPGACWHEDTVGTNGVGTVLTLGRPYQVRGREHFLRAVGDFTCSAAPIRDHVNGRVLGVLDVTAPAGSANALTLTVVTQAARLAEAQLQRMQLDRDLQMLDRFSDRIAWHAGRRVALVGADGRVLRAAPAGWLGSLGIPVVSGEQYAPDGQLVEVEPLGPEGPYVVVGLPSQQPALSVRIRDRERATVAIGDRQHTLSVRHTAYVRALLAHPVGLSAADLAEYVYGDPAKVSTVRGEITRLRRILGNRLQAAPYRIAGRIDTT